The Lentzea guizhouensis genome contains a region encoding:
- a CDS encoding SGNH/GDSL hydrolase family protein: MDDPGPADTYVGWADRLAGLMARQAPEFRYANLAIRGKMLQEIVDEQVPLAIALKPDLVTFCGGGNDILVPNSDPDALAEVYEVAVADLRAAGSDVVIFTGFDTRSTPLLRSIRGKVAIYNSHLWSIAERYHCRMVDLWSMHVLHDRRAWSEDRLHLSPQGHQRVALKAYEVLGLADDHAWNAPWPLLEQADWVTQRKADLKWAREHVVPWIGRQLRGESMGDGLAPKRPELLPLARCADEV, encoded by the coding sequence ATGGACGATCCCGGGCCCGCCGACACCTACGTCGGGTGGGCGGACCGGTTGGCGGGGCTGATGGCCAGGCAGGCGCCGGAGTTCCGGTACGCCAACCTCGCGATCAGGGGGAAGATGCTGCAGGAGATCGTGGACGAGCAGGTGCCGCTCGCGATCGCGCTCAAGCCGGACCTGGTGACGTTCTGCGGGGGCGGCAACGACATCCTGGTGCCGAACAGCGATCCGGACGCGCTGGCCGAGGTGTACGAGGTGGCGGTGGCCGACCTGCGGGCCGCCGGCAGCGACGTCGTCATCTTCACCGGGTTCGACACGCGGTCGACGCCGTTGCTGCGCAGCATCAGGGGCAAGGTCGCCATCTACAACTCACACCTGTGGTCCATCGCCGAGCGGTACCACTGCCGGATGGTCGACCTGTGGTCGATGCACGTGCTGCACGACCGCCGGGCGTGGAGCGAGGACCGGCTGCACCTGTCGCCGCAGGGGCACCAGCGGGTGGCGCTCAAGGCGTACGAGGTGCTGGGGCTCGCGGACGACCACGCCTGGAACGCGCCGTGGCCGCTGCTGGAGCAGGCGGACTGGGTGACCCAGCGCAAGGCCGATCTGAAATGGGCGCGGGAGCACGTGGTGCCGTGGATCGGGCGGCAGCTGCGCGGGGAGTCCATGGGGGACGGTCTGGCGCCGAAGCGGCCGGAGCTGTTGCCGTTGGCCAGGTGCGCGGACGAGGTCTAG
- a CDS encoding AfsR/SARP family transcriptional regulator, with protein sequence MRSKSGLEFGVLGPLQVLADGRVVPLGRRGMRGLLAMLVVEANRPVSIDHIVDALWTDAPPATARTIVHGYVSRLRKVLEEADPSGSATIRTTPTGYQLTVDPWRLDLHRARQLVASSRGKPAAIRAGLLREALGLWRGPVLADVPGDPLTSDLEELRLSALEERIEAELELGRHLELVGELRGLCTEYPFRERLVAHSMRALYRSGQRADALEAYQRFQRRAVDELGIDPGPELRLLQEQVLRDDPALSLLGPVDSRPVAPRAGIVAPALLPASATRLFGRDDDKVWLDNVCATRNLLATTVAVLTGPPGVGKSALAITWGHENSEMFPHGVLFASLGDTEPGEVLTRFLVALGVPADGVPVAVVDRVGLYRSLLNRRRVLVVLDDATGFEQVLPLLPPGSGSVVLVTSRSRMERLVVTNSARVRKLGPLDEEAARSLLDDVLGKPLSNEDPVAARKLAELCGGLPLALRVAAAKLVISPEWTVEELVGELADDGHRLRGLDLPEAGVGVSRALDLSTRDLPSELGEVFTSVGLAPGRWMSSHAVAALTRTRVESARDRLEQLVEVNLLVEPWPDGFTMHELVRLYVRTSGRADLDSLRRLVNYYLVACDHVRRAIRPARDGLDFAVGDSGSTSLPGYDDPVSWFDQEWPNIVAVVHAAAESGLHDQVWQLVRLLHGYATVRALTGEWVALVGFGMAAAEVTGSRLGQILMLDTTYVTNARLGRPVLLPDARRAHRLATELGERQYLVLTLAQLADVLFRLKQHDEALLHFWESVQLAQQSGDLVGEGHGLNNVAQVEQARGRVEIALQHQAHAVEIYRRSGDQLALVDGLANLAELHLQAGHLDEAEALARQAVDMAGAAEMTYTEGFGRQVLSGVLLQRAEWVAASAELTEALRLYSQVNSSRVVEVRAALDSLSSEV encoded by the coding sequence ACATCGTGGACGCGCTGTGGACGGACGCGCCCCCGGCCACGGCCCGCACGATCGTGCACGGGTACGTGTCGCGGCTGCGCAAGGTGCTGGAGGAGGCCGACCCGTCGGGATCGGCGACGATCCGCACCACGCCGACCGGGTACCAGCTGACCGTCGATCCGTGGCGCCTCGACCTGCACCGCGCCCGGCAGCTCGTGGCGTCGTCGCGCGGCAAGCCCGCCGCCATCAGGGCGGGCTTGCTGCGCGAGGCCCTCGGGTTGTGGCGCGGGCCGGTGCTGGCGGACGTGCCGGGCGACCCGCTGACCTCGGACCTCGAGGAGCTGCGGCTCTCGGCGCTGGAGGAGCGCATCGAGGCCGAGCTGGAGCTGGGCCGGCACCTGGAGCTCGTGGGCGAGCTGCGCGGGCTGTGCACCGAGTACCCGTTCCGCGAACGGCTGGTCGCGCACAGCATGCGCGCGCTCTACCGGTCCGGCCAGCGGGCGGACGCCCTGGAGGCCTACCAGCGGTTCCAGCGCCGTGCGGTGGACGAGCTCGGCATCGACCCCGGCCCGGAGCTGCGGCTGCTGCAGGAGCAGGTGCTGCGCGACGACCCGGCGCTCAGCCTGCTCGGCCCGGTCGACAGCCGCCCCGTGGCACCGCGCGCCGGCATCGTGGCGCCGGCGTTGCTGCCCGCGTCGGCCACCCGGTTGTTCGGCCGCGACGACGACAAGGTGTGGCTCGACAACGTCTGCGCCACCAGGAACCTGCTCGCGACGACGGTCGCCGTGCTGACCGGTCCGCCCGGAGTCGGCAAGAGCGCGCTGGCGATCACCTGGGGCCACGAGAACTCCGAGATGTTCCCGCACGGCGTGCTGTTCGCCTCGCTCGGCGACACCGAACCGGGCGAGGTCCTGACCAGGTTCCTGGTGGCGCTGGGCGTGCCCGCCGACGGCGTGCCGGTGGCCGTGGTGGACCGCGTCGGGCTGTACCGCTCGCTGCTCAACCGCCGCCGCGTGCTCGTGGTGCTCGACGACGCGACCGGGTTCGAGCAGGTGCTGCCGCTGCTGCCGCCGGGGTCCGGCTCCGTGGTGCTGGTGACCTCGCGCAGCAGGATGGAACGGCTCGTCGTCACCAACAGCGCCCGCGTGCGCAAGCTCGGGCCGCTGGACGAGGAGGCGGCGCGGTCGTTGCTGGACGACGTGCTCGGCAAGCCGTTGTCGAACGAGGACCCGGTCGCCGCGCGCAAGCTCGCCGAGCTCTGCGGCGGGCTGCCGCTCGCGTTGCGGGTGGCGGCGGCGAAGCTCGTGATCAGTCCGGAGTGGACCGTCGAGGAGCTGGTGGGGGAGCTGGCCGACGACGGGCACCGGTTGCGCGGGCTCGACCTACCCGAGGCCGGGGTGGGGGTGTCGCGGGCGCTCGACCTGTCCACCCGCGACCTGCCGTCCGAGCTCGGTGAGGTCTTCACCTCCGTCGGCCTCGCACCCGGCCGGTGGATGTCCTCGCACGCCGTGGCCGCGCTGACCCGCACGAGGGTCGAGTCGGCGCGGGACCGGCTGGAGCAGCTGGTCGAGGTGAACCTGCTGGTCGAACCGTGGCCGGACGGGTTCACGATGCACGAGCTGGTGCGCCTGTACGTGCGCACCTCCGGCCGCGCGGACCTGGACTCGTTGCGGCGCCTGGTGAACTACTACCTCGTCGCCTGCGACCACGTCCGCCGCGCCATCCGCCCGGCTCGCGACGGACTGGACTTCGCGGTGGGGGACAGCGGGTCCACGTCGCTGCCCGGCTACGACGACCCGGTCTCCTGGTTCGACCAGGAGTGGCCGAACATCGTCGCGGTCGTGCACGCGGCCGCCGAGTCGGGCCTGCACGACCAGGTCTGGCAGCTCGTCCGGTTGCTGCACGGCTACGCGACCGTGCGCGCGTTGACCGGCGAGTGGGTCGCGCTGGTCGGCTTCGGCATGGCCGCCGCCGAGGTGACCGGCAGCCGGCTCGGCCAGATCCTCATGCTGGACACCACCTACGTCACCAACGCGAGGCTGGGCCGCCCGGTGCTGCTGCCCGACGCCCGCCGCGCGCACCGGCTGGCCACCGAGCTCGGTGAACGGCAGTACCTGGTGCTGACGCTGGCGCAGCTCGCGGACGTGTTGTTCCGGCTCAAGCAGCACGACGAGGCGCTGCTGCACTTCTGGGAGTCCGTGCAGCTCGCCCAGCAGTCCGGCGACCTGGTCGGCGAGGGCCACGGCCTCAACAACGTGGCACAGGTCGAACAGGCCCGCGGCCGCGTCGAGATCGCCCTGCAGCACCAGGCGCACGCCGTGGAGATCTACCGCCGCTCCGGCGACCAGCTCGCCCTCGTGGACGGCCTCGCGAACCTCGCGGAGCTGCACCTGCAGGCGGGCCACCTCGACGAGGCGGAGGCGCTGGCACGCCAGGCCGTGGACATGGCGGGAGCTGCGGAGATGACCTACACCGAGGGCTTCGGCCGCCAGGTGTTGTCCGGGGTGTTGCTCCAGCGGGCGGAATGGGTTGCGGCTTCAGCGGAGTTGACGGAGGCGCTGCGGCTGTACTCGCAGGTCAACTCGTCGCGCGTGGTCGAGGTGAGAGCCGCGCTGGACTCGTTGTCGTCCGAGGTTTAG